The Leptospirales bacterium genome has a window encoding:
- a CDS encoding SET domain-containing protein, with protein sequence MATHSGAAAANAHTVYPNFTDDALVYTRETKIGRGLFARVDLPAGKMLGALSAGVTTALDIKSDGSVDYPPCTVGQCIDLIIRDNKLVTILKPADVYYDGVDMINHNCEPNCTITETLVVVTLREIRADEELTCDYLKTGITKLREGIHCQCRPGCQTIL encoded by the coding sequence ATGGCCACTCATTCCGGCGCTGCCGCGGCAAACGCACATACTGTTTATCCCAACTTCACTGACGATGCTCTGGTTTATACCAGGGAAACGAAGATAGGACGCGGACTCTTTGCCCGCGTCGACTTGCCAGCCGGAAAAATGCTCGGCGCGCTCTCTGCGGGCGTCACAACGGCGCTGGATATAAAAAGCGATGGCAGCGTCGACTATCCGCCTTGCACCGTTGGCCAGTGCATTGATTTGATCATCCGCGACAACAAGCTGGTCACGATTCTCAAGCCGGCTGATGTTTACTACGACGGGGTGGACATGATCAATCACAACTGCGAACCTAATTGTACGATCACCGAAACCCTCGTCGTAGTGACACTGCGCGAGATTCGCGCTGATGAGGAGCTGACTTGCGACTATTTGAAAACTGGAATCACTAAATTGCGCGAAGGCATCCATTGCCAGTGCCGACCAGGATGCCAGACCATTCTCTAA
- a CDS encoding NADP(H)-dependent aldo-keto reductase, giving the protein MEYVSLGKSALQVSRICLGSMTWGQQNSEPEAHEQLDYAWQEGVNFVDAAEMYPVPPMAETQGRTEQFIGSWMKARNNRAQVIVATKAAGPGDWVKYIRGGPRLDRQSLRKAVEGSLSRLQTDYIDLYQLHWPERVTNFFGQLGYVHKPEKDGIPIAETLEALAELISEKKIRNIGVSNETPWGLLEYLRQAEQRGLPRIISIQNPYSLLNRSFEVGLSEIALREKISLLAYSPLAFGYLSGKYLHGQKPPAGRLTLFQRFQRYTNAESEKATERYVALAAQHGLDPAQMALAYARSRDFMASVIIGATTMDQLRSNLASASLSLSVEVKKSIDEIHRQAPNPAP; this is encoded by the coding sequence ATGGAATACGTATCGTTAGGAAAGTCAGCGCTCCAGGTAAGTCGCATCTGTCTGGGATCTATGACCTGGGGTCAGCAAAATAGCGAGCCCGAGGCTCACGAGCAACTGGACTATGCCTGGCAGGAAGGCGTAAACTTCGTGGACGCCGCGGAGATGTACCCCGTCCCGCCCATGGCGGAAACACAAGGACGCACTGAACAATTCATTGGCAGTTGGATGAAGGCGCGCAACAATCGGGCGCAAGTCATTGTGGCCACCAAAGCGGCTGGCCCCGGCGATTGGGTTAAGTATATCCGCGGCGGGCCGCGCCTGGATCGGCAGAGCTTGCGAAAGGCTGTCGAGGGCAGCCTGAGCAGGCTACAAACCGACTACATTGATCTGTACCAATTGCACTGGCCAGAGCGTGTTACCAATTTCTTTGGACAATTGGGCTATGTTCACAAGCCAGAAAAGGACGGAATTCCTATTGCGGAAACGCTGGAGGCGCTTGCCGAGCTCATCTCTGAAAAAAAGATTCGAAACATTGGCGTTTCCAATGAAACGCCCTGGGGTCTGCTGGAATATCTGCGCCAGGCCGAGCAAAGGGGCCTGCCGCGAATCATCAGCATCCAGAATCCTTACAGTCTGCTCAATCGCAGCTTTGAAGTCGGGCTTTCTGAAATTGCGCTGCGCGAAAAAATAAGCCTGCTGGCTTACTCGCCGCTGGCCTTTGGCTACCTTTCCGGGAAGTACCTCCATGGTCAGAAACCGCCAGCCGGCCGACTCACATTGTTCCAGCGCTTCCAGCGTTACACCAATGCTGAATCGGAAAAAGCTACGGAACGATACGTGGCTCTTGCCGCCCAACACGGTCTGGATCCGGCGCAAATGGCTCTGGCCTATGCCCGTTCCCGGGACTTCATGGCTTCTGTCATCATTGGCGCGACGACCATGGATCAGCTGCGCAGTAATCTGGCCAGCGCCAGCTTGAGCCTCAGCGTCGAAGTCAAAAAATCGATCGACGAGATCCATAGACAGGCGCCAAATCCAGCGCCCTGA
- a CDS encoding HAMP domain-containing protein: MSAHRRPLSRLVLPLIYTAAAVGANLIVIVANNLIAPYALLGGVAENLSQLPTWAAIISFATPTTLAMAYFLPVLRYPPPGSSSQEATMPAVVARRILNGPFFSAAIGGIGWAFGGALVLVQIQLSGAANKATLMTLFGIESLLSTLFCFVFVYFSLELINRSFLIPRYFPAGGLSRVEGAISFPAKTRAAILYVAITLYPVFLLFNTSMPALQAFTARNMPLLAATVAALTTAVAWILSQTLARIDHRAFRELRAATDAIRSGVYDIRVSVVSRDELGDLGESVNEMAAGLAEKETLRDAFGKMVDPAVRDLALSGALKLGGELREATVLFCDLRGFTTLSEAIPPQALVQLLNRYFERMSLAIHEQGGMINKYVGDAILAVFGPPGDQPHAASRALRAARAMRRELEALNAELRAEQSGVLDNGIGIHSGMVVAGNIGSSFRMEYTVIGDVVNVASRLESATKRLRVPILLSREALQRLGDEECKLPRLGLIRLKGRKEPIEAFAG; the protein is encoded by the coding sequence ATGAGCGCACATCGTCGACCGCTTTCGCGACTTGTTCTGCCGTTGATCTACACCGCTGCAGCAGTCGGCGCCAATCTGATCGTAATTGTTGCGAACAACTTGATTGCTCCCTATGCGCTACTGGGTGGCGTCGCCGAGAATCTCAGCCAGCTTCCGACGTGGGCTGCAATTATCAGTTTTGCAACGCCAACCACCCTGGCAATGGCTTACTTTTTGCCGGTGCTTCGGTATCCGCCGCCGGGCTCTTCCAGCCAGGAAGCGACGATGCCGGCGGTCGTTGCGCGGCGCATATTGAATGGACCGTTCTTTTCGGCCGCGATCGGCGGCATTGGCTGGGCCTTTGGCGGCGCTCTGGTCCTGGTGCAAATTCAGCTAAGCGGAGCCGCCAATAAGGCAACGCTGATGACTCTTTTTGGAATCGAGTCATTGCTATCGACGCTATTTTGCTTCGTTTTTGTTTACTTCAGTCTCGAGCTGATCAACCGTAGCTTCCTGATACCGCGCTACTTTCCCGCGGGCGGACTGTCGCGCGTGGAAGGGGCCATCAGCTTTCCGGCAAAAACGCGCGCTGCAATTCTTTATGTAGCCATCACCCTTTATCCGGTATTCTTGTTGTTCAATACCAGCATGCCGGCGCTGCAAGCCTTTACGGCACGCAATATGCCGCTGCTGGCGGCGACTGTCGCGGCGCTGACCACCGCAGTAGCCTGGATCCTCTCTCAAACGCTGGCGCGCATCGATCATCGCGCCTTTCGAGAGTTGCGCGCCGCAACCGATGCGATTCGAAGCGGCGTCTATGACATCCGAGTCAGTGTAGTCTCGCGCGATGAACTGGGGGACCTGGGCGAAAGCGTAAATGAGATGGCCGCCGGACTCGCGGAAAAGGAAACGTTGCGGGACGCCTTTGGCAAGATGGTTGATCCGGCGGTGCGCGACCTGGCGCTTAGCGGCGCCTTGAAACTCGGCGGCGAGTTGCGCGAGGCGACAGTTTTGTTTTGTGATTTGCGCGGTTTCACCACGCTCTCGGAGGCGATCCCCCCGCAGGCGCTGGTTCAACTGCTCAATCGCTATTTCGAGCGGATGAGTCTGGCAATCCACGAGCAGGGCGGAATGATCAATAAGTACGTTGGCGATGCGATTCTGGCGGTCTTTGGCCCGCCGGGCGACCAACCGCACGCCGCCAGTCGTGCGCTCCGTGCGGCGCGAGCGATGCGACGCGAGCTGGAAGCGTTGAACGCCGAATTGCGCGCCGAACAATCTGGCGTCCTTGATAACGGCATCGGCATACACAGTGGAATGGTTGTCGCTGGCAACATTGGCTCCAGCTTCCGGATGGAATATACCGTAATTGGCGACGTAGTCAACGTAGCGTCGCGACTGGAGTCGGCCACCAAGAGATTGCGCGTCCCCATCCTGCTTTCGCGCGAAGCGCTGCAGCGTCTTGGCGACGAGGAGTGCAAATTGCCGCGGCTGGGCTTGATTCGACTGAAGGGACGCAAAGAACCGATCGAGGCATTTGCCGGCTGA